One region of Catenuloplanes indicus genomic DNA includes:
- a CDS encoding non-ribosomal peptide synthetase, whose amino-acid sequence MNVIDLIADLDAHGIRLWEENGQLRFRAAAGALTDERKALLRAHKEEVLAALRARTTLTPDHAARHEPFPLTDIQAAYLVGRGGAYPYGGVACHTYVELAFEAGTDPRRLAGAWHAVVRRHDMLRAIVHPDGYQQVLADPPAPEIPVVHDDVERIRAEMSARVPVTDRWPLHEVRISVTEAGLLLHLSVDLLVVDYASLQRVLAEVEDLYHGRDLPELSATFRDYVLARRGQPAGRDRDYWMDRIDTLPPAPDLPVTGDPYAAGGFRHLSAVLPAETWAAIQRHAAARGVTATAALLTAYAEVVGRWSRSPRFTLNVPVFDRLPLHPDVAHLVGDFTAVELLEVDLTAPRPFAGRARDLAGTLLEDLAHPLFSGSDVLAELTRRSEADTVLMPVVFTSTLGSASARAPRAEVRHAVSQTPQVWIDCQVMERAGGLSLSWDVRDGVLPGSTADDMFAAFTALAGALAGDDAWDAPAAIALPEPTRRIRARVNATEVTVPDGLLTDAVLATAARTPDAVAVRAGGQSLTYRDLLDRAAVVARELTAREVRAGELVAVTMEKGWEQVAGVLGVLLAGAAYLPVDLTAPVLRRRAILRDADVRVVLTQSWLDRPEEIDSIAVDLLPVSGADVPKPGTDPADLAYVIYTSGSTGEPKGVMISHRAALNTIADINARFAAGPDDRVLALAQLGFDLSVWDVFGLLGAGGTVVLPDPARRGDPAAWAETIAAEHVTLWNSVPGQLQMLSDYLHTTGERLPSLRLAMLSGDWIPLSLPDQIRGLLPQLELHSLGGATEAAIWSIHYPIGAVDPAWASIPYGTPLANQTFDVLDAALRPCPDHVTGELYIGGTGLADGYLGDAERTAARFIVHPDGRRLYRTGDLGRYRPDGVIEFLGREDAQVKIRGYRIELGEIQAVLDAAPGVGASAVVVEGESGATAKAALRRLVAFVEPARRTPPAPQVTLPPVTADPRVTAFLEAFDAAALLSITRVLDGRSAGDACARLGVADRHHRLVRRWAARALPAVPAEAEVTAAWDRAAVLQDECGWGPELFAAVRECADRLVPLLRGEIEVTALLTPEALDAAYAGNAVTRPLHDAIAETVRALAAGHDGTLRIVEIGTRSGALRPALAGLDVDYLCTDDSPLRLAAARDRLGDARSAVLDLDRDLRAQGVPPNTADVIVSAGVLNNNTDIDQTLTRVRELAAPGGWLLLLENTDDDAASVRISTEFLAEHAGPFTDARAGREQSFLSPAQWTAALEAAGGEVVAHTGLGGQSLFLVRFKADREPVVLADVAGFAAERLPEYMVPAAWQVVDALPHTANGKLDRATLASWLTPAAETGADEAPADELETRLAALWAELLGVERVGRNDDLFALGGDSLLVARLVGRLRDGLDGLPGEWDLEWELVLRHLLRTPTVAGLAAYLRSQADAGAAAAATVSPVVRLIDELSGPVTVLVHAGTGTLLPYRPLITEIRRSGGRNGLVGLEIPELDEFLNADPDGLIDRLAARYATALLDTGAREFDVVGYCVGGIIATEVARGLAEAGATVRSLTVISSHSPTFRIDDDLLSEYSFALMMGMDLEKIGFPADEQRVGAAAGAVLAASPDAIANGSLADLDGEFADVAAAFAALENVPRMRRVARMCEALPPDLAGSYEPEGMLRTLRTYQQSIFALSRHTTEPYAGDITFLRHNGAYPFPGSAETITDHWARLCLGDLGSRDIPGQHFTCMTGAHVRTVFGHLVELVDGLDRA is encoded by the coding sequence GTGAACGTTATCGACCTCATCGCCGACCTCGACGCACACGGCATCCGGCTCTGGGAGGAGAACGGGCAGCTGCGGTTCCGCGCGGCCGCGGGCGCGCTGACCGACGAGCGCAAGGCCCTGCTGCGCGCGCACAAGGAAGAGGTCCTGGCCGCACTGCGCGCCCGGACCACGCTGACGCCGGACCACGCGGCCCGGCACGAGCCGTTCCCGCTGACCGACATCCAGGCCGCCTACCTGGTCGGCCGCGGTGGGGCGTACCCGTACGGCGGGGTCGCCTGCCACACCTACGTGGAGCTGGCGTTCGAGGCCGGCACCGACCCGCGGCGGCTGGCCGGGGCCTGGCACGCGGTCGTCCGGCGGCACGACATGCTGCGCGCGATCGTGCACCCGGACGGCTACCAGCAGGTGCTCGCGGACCCGCCGGCGCCGGAGATCCCGGTGGTCCACGACGACGTGGAGCGCATCCGTGCCGAGATGAGCGCGCGGGTGCCGGTCACCGACCGGTGGCCGCTGCACGAGGTGCGGATCAGCGTCACCGAAGCCGGGCTGCTGCTGCACCTGTCGGTGGACCTGCTGGTCGTCGACTACGCCAGCCTGCAGCGGGTGCTGGCCGAGGTCGAGGACCTCTACCACGGCCGGGACCTGCCGGAGCTGTCGGCGACGTTCCGCGACTACGTGCTCGCCCGGCGCGGGCAGCCGGCCGGCCGGGACCGCGACTACTGGATGGACCGCATCGACACGCTGCCGCCGGCCCCGGACCTGCCGGTCACCGGCGACCCGTACGCGGCCGGCGGTTTCCGGCACCTTTCCGCCGTGCTGCCCGCGGAGACGTGGGCGGCGATCCAGCGGCACGCGGCCGCCCGCGGCGTCACCGCGACCGCCGCGCTGCTGACCGCGTACGCCGAGGTGGTCGGCCGGTGGAGCCGCAGCCCGCGGTTCACGCTCAACGTGCCGGTCTTCGACCGGCTGCCGCTGCACCCGGACGTGGCGCACCTGGTCGGCGACTTCACCGCGGTGGAGTTGCTGGAGGTCGACCTGACCGCGCCGCGCCCGTTCGCCGGCCGGGCCCGCGACCTCGCCGGGACGCTGCTGGAGGACCTCGCGCACCCGCTGTTCAGCGGCAGTGACGTGCTGGCCGAGCTGACCCGCCGCAGCGAGGCCGACACCGTGCTGATGCCGGTGGTGTTCACCAGCACGCTCGGCTCCGCCTCGGCCCGCGCCCCGCGCGCGGAGGTCCGGCACGCGGTCAGCCAGACCCCGCAGGTGTGGATCGACTGCCAGGTGATGGAACGCGCCGGTGGCCTGTCACTGAGCTGGGACGTCCGCGACGGCGTGCTGCCCGGCAGCACCGCGGACGACATGTTCGCCGCGTTCACCGCGCTGGCCGGCGCGCTCGCCGGTGACGACGCCTGGGACGCCCCGGCCGCGATCGCGCTGCCCGAGCCGACCCGGCGGATCCGCGCGCGGGTCAACGCGACCGAGGTGACCGTACCGGACGGGCTGCTCACCGACGCGGTGCTGGCCACGGCCGCCCGCACCCCGGACGCGGTCGCGGTCCGGGCGGGCGGGCAGTCGCTGACCTACCGGGACCTGCTGGACCGGGCCGCGGTGGTCGCCCGGGAGCTGACCGCGCGCGAGGTGCGGGCCGGTGAGCTGGTCGCGGTGACCATGGAGAAGGGCTGGGAGCAGGTCGCCGGGGTGCTCGGCGTGCTGCTGGCCGGTGCGGCGTACCTGCCGGTCGATTTGACCGCGCCGGTGCTGCGCCGCCGGGCGATCCTGCGCGACGCGGACGTCCGGGTGGTGCTGACCCAGTCGTGGCTGGACCGGCCGGAGGAGATCGACAGCATCGCGGTGGACCTGCTGCCGGTGTCCGGGGCGGACGTGCCGAAGCCGGGCACGGACCCGGCCGACCTGGCCTACGTGATCTACACGTCCGGCTCGACCGGTGAGCCGAAGGGCGTGATGATCAGCCACCGGGCCGCGCTGAACACGATCGCGGACATCAACGCCCGGTTCGCGGCCGGCCCGGACGACCGGGTGCTGGCACTGGCGCAGCTCGGCTTCGACCTGTCCGTCTGGGACGTCTTCGGCCTGCTCGGCGCGGGCGGCACGGTGGTGCTGCCGGACCCGGCGCGGCGCGGCGACCCGGCCGCGTGGGCGGAGACGATCGCGGCCGAGCACGTGACGCTGTGGAACTCGGTGCCGGGGCAGCTGCAGATGCTGTCCGACTACCTGCACACCACCGGTGAGCGGCTGCCGTCGCTGCGGCTGGCCATGCTGTCCGGCGACTGGATCCCGCTGTCGCTGCCGGACCAGATCCGCGGCCTGCTCCCGCAGCTGGAGCTGCACTCGCTCGGCGGTGCGACGGAGGCGGCGATCTGGTCGATCCACTACCCGATCGGGGCGGTGGACCCGGCGTGGGCGAGCATCCCGTACGGCACGCCGCTGGCCAACCAGACGTTCGACGTGCTCGACGCGGCGCTGCGCCCGTGCCCGGACCACGTGACCGGTGAGCTCTACATCGGCGGCACCGGTCTGGCCGACGGCTACCTCGGCGACGCCGAGCGCACCGCCGCGCGGTTCATCGTCCACCCGGACGGCCGGCGGCTGTACCGCACCGGTGACCTGGGCCGGTACCGGCCGGACGGGGTGATCGAGTTCCTCGGCCGGGAGGACGCCCAGGTCAAGATCCGCGGCTACCGGATCGAGCTGGGCGAGATCCAGGCCGTGCTGGACGCGGCGCCGGGCGTCGGCGCGAGCGCGGTCGTGGTGGAGGGCGAGTCCGGGGCGACCGCGAAAGCGGCGCTGCGCCGCCTGGTCGCGTTCGTCGAACCGGCCCGCCGCACCCCGCCCGCCCCGCAGGTGACGCTGCCGCCGGTGACCGCGGATCCGCGGGTGACGGCGTTCCTCGAAGCCTTCGACGCGGCCGCGCTGCTGTCGATCACCCGGGTGCTGGACGGCCGGTCCGCGGGCGACGCGTGCGCGCGGCTGGGCGTCGCCGACCGGCACCACCGGCTGGTGCGCCGGTGGGCGGCGCGGGCGCTGCCGGCCGTTCCGGCCGAGGCGGAGGTCACGGCCGCGTGGGACCGCGCGGCCGTGCTGCAGGACGAGTGCGGGTGGGGCCCGGAGCTGTTCGCGGCGGTCCGCGAGTGCGCGGACCGGCTGGTGCCCCTGCTGCGCGGGGAGATCGAGGTGACCGCGCTGCTGACGCCGGAGGCGCTGGACGCCGCCTACGCCGGCAACGCGGTCACCCGGCCGCTGCACGACGCGATCGCGGAGACGGTCCGCGCGCTCGCCGCCGGGCACGACGGGACGCTGCGGATCGTGGAGATCGGCACCCGCAGCGGCGCGCTGCGGCCCGCGCTGGCCGGGCTCGACGTCGACTATCTCTGCACCGACGACTCCCCGCTGCGGCTGGCCGCGGCCCGGGACCGGCTCGGCGACGCCCGGTCCGCCGTCCTCGACCTGGACCGGGACCTGCGCGCGCAGGGCGTGCCGCCGAACACGGCCGACGTCATCGTCAGCGCCGGCGTGCTGAACAACAACACCGACATAGATCAAACCCTGACCAGGGTACGGGAGCTGGCCGCGCCCGGCGGCTGGCTGCTGCTGCTGGAGAACACCGACGACGACGCGGCCTCGGTGCGCATCTCGACGGAGTTCCTGGCCGAGCACGCCGGCCCGTTCACCGACGCCCGCGCCGGCCGGGAGCAGTCGTTCCTGTCCCCCGCGCAGTGGACGGCCGCGCTGGAGGCGGCCGGCGGCGAGGTGGTCGCGCACACCGGGCTCGGCGGACAGTCGCTGTTCCTGGTGCGGTTCAAGGCCGACCGGGAGCCGGTGGTGCTCGCCGACGTGGCCGGGTTCGCCGCCGAGCGGCTGCCGGAGTACATGGTGCCGGCCGCCTGGCAGGTCGTCGACGCGCTGCCGCACACCGCGAACGGCAAACTCGACCGCGCCACGCTGGCCTCCTGGCTGACCCCGGCCGCCGAGACCGGCGCGGACGAGGCCCCGGCCGACGAGTTGGAGACGCGGCTGGCCGCGCTCTGGGCGGAGCTGCTCGGCGTCGAGCGGGTCGGCCGCAACGACGACCTGTTCGCGCTCGGCGGCGACTCGCTGCTGGTCGCCCGGCTGGTCGGCCGGCTGCGCGACGGCCTGGACGGGCTGCCCGGCGAGTGGGACCTGGAGTGGGAGCTGGTGCTGCGCCACCTGCTGCGCACGCCGACCGTGGCCGGGCTCGCCGCCTACCTGCGGTCCCAGGCGGATGCCGGCGCGGCGGCCGCGGCCACGGTCTCCCCGGTGGTGCGGCTGATCGACGAGCTGTCCGGGCCGGTGACCGTGCTGGTGCACGCCGGCACCGGGACGCTGCTGCCGTACCGGCCGCTGATCACCGAGATCCGGCGGTCCGGCGGCCGCAACGGCCTGGTCGGGCTGGAGATCCCGGAGCTGGACGAGTTCCTCAACGCCGACCCGGACGGGCTGATCGACCGGCTCGCCGCCCGGTACGCGACCGCGCTGCTGGACACCGGTGCCCGGGAGTTCGACGTGGTCGGCTACTGCGTCGGCGGGATCATCGCCACCGAGGTCGCCCGCGGGCTGGCCGAGGCCGGCGCGACGGTGCGCAGCCTGACCGTGATCTCCAGCCACAGCCCGACGTTCCGGATCGACGACGATCTGCTGTCGGAATACTCGTTCGCGCTGATGATGGGCATGGATCTGGAGAAGATCGGGTTCCCGGCGGACGAGCAGCGGGTCGGTGCGGCCGCGGGTGCGGTGCTGGCCGCCTCGCCGGACGCGATCGCCAACGGTTCCCTGGCGGACCTCGACGGCGAGTTCGCGGACGTGGCCGCGGCGTTCGCGGCACTGGAGAACGTGCCGCGGATGCGCCGGGTGGCGCGGATGTGCGAGGCGCTGCCGCCGGACCTGGCCGGTTCCTACGAGCCGGAGGGGATGCTGCGCACGCTGCGGACGTACCAGCAGAGCATCTTCGCGCTCAGCCGGCACACCACGGAGCCGTACGCCGGGGACATCACGTTCCTGCGGCACAACGGCGCGTACCCGTTCCCGGGCAGCGCGGAGACGATCACCGACCACTGGGCCCGGCTGTGCCTGGGCGACCTGGGCAGCCGGGACATCCCCGGCCAGCACTTCACCTGCATGACCGGCGCGCACGTGCGTACCGTGTTCGGGCACCTGGTGGAGCTGGTCGACGGGCTGGACCGGGCATGA
- a CDS encoding NAD(P)H-binding protein has protein sequence MIGVLGASGAVGRFAVAALRDGGCGPLRLGARRPERLSADDGEVVAVDVTDAGSLAAFCAGLDVVLNCAGPTYALQETMALAALAAGAHYVDVGGDDPVHEKLAGVVTGDATVVLSAGTLPGLSALVPRWLAGPGPGGGRLVCHAGGLERCTETVAADFMLSLSVGGAHGEPFGAPLAAWRHGRRVPRALRVAEDAAVPYFPDRATLQPILTAENERLAAALGLAELENWNVHPGPRVRALFTRLPGLAPADAAARLITAAEVDLAGREPYYRMVFALDGRTAVVSTASSYRLTAFVGVLAVRAIRSGSVRPGLHFAGEVLDPEWTVAEVNRSGAARVAAPAADGDDVEEGVL, from the coding sequence ATGATCGGCGTGCTCGGGGCGTCCGGTGCGGTGGGCCGGTTCGCGGTGGCGGCGCTGCGTGACGGCGGCTGCGGCCCGCTGCGGCTCGGCGCCCGCCGCCCGGAGCGGCTGTCGGCGGACGACGGCGAGGTGGTCGCGGTCGACGTCACGGACGCGGGCTCGCTGGCCGCGTTCTGCGCCGGGCTCGACGTGGTGCTCAACTGCGCCGGGCCGACGTACGCGCTGCAGGAGACGATGGCACTGGCCGCGCTCGCGGCCGGTGCGCACTACGTGGACGTCGGCGGTGACGACCCGGTGCACGAGAAGCTGGCCGGTGTCGTGACCGGTGACGCGACCGTGGTGCTGTCCGCCGGGACGCTGCCCGGCCTGTCCGCGCTGGTGCCACGCTGGCTGGCCGGGCCGGGACCGGGCGGTGGCCGGCTGGTCTGCCACGCCGGTGGGCTGGAGCGGTGCACGGAGACGGTCGCGGCCGACTTCATGCTGTCGCTGTCCGTGGGCGGCGCGCACGGCGAGCCGTTCGGTGCGCCGCTGGCCGCGTGGCGGCACGGGCGCCGGGTGCCGCGGGCGCTGCGGGTCGCCGAGGACGCAGCGGTGCCGTACTTCCCGGACCGGGCGACGCTGCAGCCGATCCTGACCGCGGAGAACGAGCGGCTGGCCGCGGCGCTCGGGCTGGCCGAGCTGGAGAACTGGAACGTGCATCCGGGCCCGCGGGTCCGGGCGCTGTTCACCCGGCTGCCGGGGCTGGCCCCGGCGGACGCGGCGGCACGCCTGATCACGGCGGCCGAGGTCGACCTGGCCGGGCGGGAGCCGTACTACCGGATGGTGTTCGCGCTCGACGGCCGGACCGCGGTGGTCAGTACCGCGTCCAGCTACCGGCTGACCGCGTTCGTCGGCGTGCTCGCGGTCCGCGCGATCCGGTCCGGCTCGGTCCGGCCTGGACTGCACTTCGCCGGTGAGGTGCTCGATCCGGAGTGGACGGTGGCCGAGGTGAACCGGTCGGGGGCGGCTCGCGTCGCCGCGCCGGCCGCGGACGGCGACGACGTCGAGGAGGGCGTGCTGTGA
- a CDS encoding Gfo/Idh/MocA family oxidoreductase: protein MSRPLRVVVCGTNFGRFYTRAVAAHPGCTLAGVLSTGSDYSRAHAAAAGVTSYTSAAELPSDVDAACVVVGGAVSGGHGTELALALLARGVHVLQEHPVHPDEIAACLRAARKAGVQYRVNTHYRHLAPVRQFLDAAARLRERRTLLFADVATSVHVLQPLADILIRALGGARPRRLSVPSDSAPLRSLHGELAGVPLTLRVQNQIDPGDRDNHALFWHRIALGTDGGVLTLADTHGPVLWSPRLHAPRDADRRLLTTGAGPSLDLPTTSVLGAATQPTYRDAFDDLWPRAIGVALSELAGAIEAGGDPLRGGQPDLAMAGWWRELMEVLGPPELISPPAPVPLAAAELGEVVPPAADDDPRGAAGTHLPPLASGPAPSPSQVSGYGPAAEFFDLAAREHAERSGPAVVAALAGIDTGHGPILEIGAGTGLITEAVAAAFPDAAVIAAEPEPAMRAILTSRIDAVPALRDRVSVVAAVAEDLELPDRLSAAVLCGVLGHLDASARHALLTGLAERLPPGAPIVVELMGLTEPVQMPPTRLVTRHLGDQRYEWWMSGEPAGPGRMRLDTTWRVHHGERVVREVRDGYHWFTLSVRQVADEAGLTCEPLPGLPYAAVLRAPLTR, encoded by the coding sequence GTGAGCCGCCCGCTGCGGGTCGTGGTGTGCGGCACGAACTTCGGCCGGTTCTACACCCGGGCGGTCGCGGCGCACCCCGGTTGCACGCTCGCCGGGGTGCTGTCGACCGGCAGCGATTACTCCCGCGCGCACGCGGCGGCGGCCGGGGTGACGTCGTACACGTCCGCCGCCGAGCTGCCGTCCGATGTGGACGCCGCGTGCGTCGTGGTCGGCGGCGCGGTCAGTGGCGGCCACGGCACGGAGCTGGCGCTGGCGCTGCTGGCGCGCGGCGTGCACGTGCTGCAGGAGCATCCGGTGCACCCGGACGAGATCGCGGCCTGCCTGCGGGCCGCGCGGAAGGCGGGCGTGCAGTACCGGGTGAACACCCACTACCGGCATCTGGCGCCGGTGCGGCAGTTCCTGGACGCGGCCGCCCGGCTGCGGGAGCGGCGCACGCTGCTGTTCGCGGACGTGGCCACGTCGGTGCACGTGCTGCAGCCGCTGGCCGACATCCTGATCCGGGCACTCGGCGGTGCCCGGCCGCGGCGGCTGTCCGTGCCGTCGGACTCGGCGCCGCTGCGGTCGCTGCACGGCGAGCTGGCCGGGGTGCCGCTGACGCTGCGGGTGCAGAACCAGATCGACCCGGGCGACCGGGACAACCACGCGCTGTTCTGGCACCGGATCGCGCTCGGCACGGACGGCGGCGTGCTCACGCTCGCCGACACGCACGGTCCGGTGCTGTGGAGCCCGCGGCTGCACGCGCCGCGCGACGCCGACCGGCGGCTGCTGACCACCGGCGCGGGGCCGTCGCTGGACCTGCCGACCACGTCGGTGCTCGGGGCGGCGACGCAGCCGACGTACCGGGACGCCTTCGATGATCTGTGGCCGCGGGCCATCGGGGTGGCGCTGAGCGAGCTGGCCGGCGCGATCGAGGCGGGTGGCGACCCGCTGCGCGGCGGGCAGCCGGATCTGGCGATGGCCGGCTGGTGGCGGGAGCTGATGGAAGTGCTCGGCCCGCCGGAGCTGATCAGCCCGCCGGCCCCGGTGCCACTGGCCGCGGCGGAACTGGGAGAGGTCGTGCCGCCGGCGGCCGATGACGATCCGCGGGGAGCGGCCGGGACGCACCTGCCGCCGCTGGCGTCCGGACCCGCGCCCTCGCCGTCGCAGGTCTCCGGATACGGCCCGGCCGCCGAGTTCTTCGACCTCGCCGCGCGGGAGCACGCAGAACGCAGCGGTCCGGCCGTGGTCGCGGCACTGGCCGGGATCGACACCGGCCACGGCCCGATCCTGGAGATCGGCGCCGGGACCGGGCTGATCACCGAGGCGGTCGCGGCCGCGTTCCCGGACGCGGCCGTGATCGCTGCCGAGCCGGAGCCGGCCATGCGGGCGATCCTGACCAGCCGCATCGACGCCGTGCCCGCGCTGCGGGACCGGGTGTCGGTGGTCGCGGCGGTCGCGGAGGACCTGGAGCTGCCGGACCGGCTGAGCGCGGCCGTGCTCTGCGGCGTGCTGGGGCATCTGGATGCCTCGGCCCGCCACGCGCTGCTGACCGGGCTGGCCGAGCGGCTGCCGCCGGGCGCGCCGATCGTGGTGGAGCTGATGGGCCTGACCGAGCCGGTGCAGATGCCGCCGACCCGGCTGGTGACCCGGCATCTCGGTGACCAGCGGTACGAGTGGTGGATGTCCGGCGAGCCGGCCGGGCCGGGCCGGATGCGGCTGGACACGACGTGGCGCGTGCACCACGGCGAGCGGGTCGTCCGCGAGGTCCGCGACGGCTACCACTGGTTCACGCTGAGCGTGCGGCAGGTCGCGGACGAGGCCGGGCTGACGTGCGAGCCGCTGCCCGGCCTGCCCTACGCCGCGGTGCTGCGTGCCCCGCTCACCAGGTGA